Proteins from a single region of Companilactobacillus farciminis KCTC 3681 = DSM 20184:
- the nrdG gene encoding anaerobic ribonucleoside-triphosphate reductase activating protein, which translates to MREPNNPTPKEWLSADHSLKRIADYKPFNFVDGEGVRCSLYVSGCLFRCPGCYNVAAQDFRYGKPYTKELEDQIIKDLSQSYVQGLTLLGGEPFLNTEVCLSLCKRIRREFGHDKDIWSWTGYSWDEMMQESSDKLELLSLIDILVDGRFLLRKKDLSLQFRGSSNQRIIDVPKSLASGSVVIWDKLVK; encoded by the coding sequence ATGAGAGAACCAAACAATCCGACTCCCAAAGAATGGTTAAGCGCGGACCACAGTCTTAAAAGAATTGCAGACTATAAACCGTTTAATTTCGTCGATGGAGAAGGAGTCAGATGCAGTCTTTATGTATCAGGATGTCTTTTTCGATGTCCAGGGTGTTATAACGTTGCCGCTCAAGATTTTCGTTACGGTAAACCTTATACCAAAGAATTAGAAGACCAAATTATCAAAGATTTGAGTCAAAGTTATGTGCAAGGACTAACGTTGTTAGGTGGAGAACCTTTCTTGAATACTGAAGTGTGTCTATCGTTATGCAAACGAATCAGAAGAGAATTCGGACATGACAAAGATATTTGGTCTTGGACAGGTTACTCTTGGGATGAGATGATGCAAGAATCTTCTGATAAATTAGAATTATTATCGCTGATCGATATCTTAGTTGACGGACGATTCTTACTCAGAAAAAAAGATCTATCGTTACAATTCAGAGGCTCATCCAATCAAAGAATCATTGATGTACCAAAGTCTTTGGCTAGTGGCAGCGTTGTGATCTGGGATAAATTAGTTAAATAA
- a CDS encoding heavy metal translocating P-type ATPase has product MNSDKIKLYGTLAIGFIAAVLEFIFHLPNYAQLIISILGLLLALIMFIDMIKVLKSGNFGIDLLAITAIVATIVLGQYWAGWIVLLMLTGGDTLEEYAANKAKSELKSLLDNTPSKAHLLKDGNVTDVDIDDVKVGYKILVRPKEQVPVDGLVIDGQSEIDESSLTGESVPVNVSEGSHVMSGSINGENPFQIKAEKIAADSEYQAIVKLVKESETHPAKFVRLADRYAVPFTLIAYIIAGVAWYISKDPVRIAQVLVVASPCPLILAAPIAFVSGMSRTSRNGIIIKSGTALEKLNSAKTVAFDKTGTITKGKLVVDEFRTTNYFDEKTVMSYAASIEQNSSHVMAEAIVDYARSNNVALKKTDDLKEITAEGIVGKVEGHVVKVGQASFVTEEAVDEVKGSGVYVSIDDQYAGVYSLLDQIRPESKSTIAKLKDFGIKNILMISGDKKEATEMVASEVGITKSYPTSLPADKVKIIDGLDKEYHPTVMVGDGVNDAPALALADVGIAMGYKGANAASESADAVILQDDLSKVSTAVKIAHDTMKVAREAVLIGIFICIALMLVAAFGLIPTIIGAMLQEVVDTVAILYALRARSDRL; this is encoded by the coding sequence ATGAACTCAGATAAAATAAAACTATATGGAACTTTGGCTATCGGTTTCATTGCGGCGGTTTTGGAATTTATCTTCCATTTGCCTAATTATGCCCAATTGATTATCAGTATCTTAGGTTTGTTATTAGCTTTGATTATGTTTATTGATATGATCAAAGTTTTGAAATCTGGTAACTTTGGGATTGATTTGTTAGCCATTACGGCTATTGTGGCTACAATTGTTTTAGGACAATACTGGGCCGGTTGGATCGTGTTGTTGATGCTAACAGGTGGCGATACCTTAGAAGAATATGCTGCCAATAAGGCCAAAAGTGAATTGAAATCACTCTTGGACAATACGCCATCAAAGGCACATCTTTTAAAAGACGGTAACGTTACTGATGTTGATATCGATGACGTCAAAGTAGGTTACAAGATTTTGGTCCGTCCTAAAGAACAAGTGCCAGTTGACGGATTAGTTATTGATGGACAGTCAGAAATTGATGAATCTTCATTGACAGGTGAATCGGTTCCGGTGAATGTTTCAGAAGGTAGTCACGTCATGTCTGGTTCCATTAACGGTGAAAATCCTTTCCAAATTAAAGCGGAAAAGATTGCGGCCGACTCAGAGTATCAAGCAATCGTTAAATTAGTTAAGGAATCAGAAACTCATCCGGCTAAATTTGTTCGCTTGGCTGACCGTTATGCGGTACCGTTTACTTTAATTGCTTATATCATTGCCGGTGTAGCTTGGTACATATCAAAGGATCCAGTTAGAATTGCTCAAGTTCTAGTTGTAGCTTCACCTTGTCCGTTGATTTTGGCAGCGCCAATTGCCTTTGTTTCAGGAATGAGTCGCACGAGTCGTAACGGTATCATTATCAAATCTGGAACGGCTTTAGAGAAACTCAATTCAGCTAAAACGGTAGCTTTTGATAAAACTGGGACAATTACCAAAGGAAAATTAGTTGTCGACGAATTTAGAACGACGAATTACTTTGATGAAAAAACTGTTATGTCATATGCTGCTTCAATTGAACAGAATTCAAGTCACGTTATGGCCGAAGCAATTGTAGATTATGCTAGAAGCAATAATGTAGCTTTGAAAAAAACCGACGATTTGAAAGAGATCACGGCTGAAGGAATTGTTGGTAAGGTTGAAGGACATGTAGTAAAAGTCGGTCAAGCTAGTTTTGTTACCGAGGAAGCTGTCGATGAAGTCAAAGGTTCAGGGGTTTACGTATCTATTGATGATCAATATGCTGGTGTGTACAGTTTGCTTGACCAGATTCGTCCAGAATCGAAATCAACGATTGCCAAATTAAAAGATTTTGGTATCAAAAATATCTTAATGATTTCTGGGGACAAAAAAGAAGCAACCGAGATGGTTGCTTCAGAAGTAGGTATTACAAAATCATATCCAACTAGTTTGCCAGCTGATAAAGTAAAAATTATCGATGGTCTAGATAAAGAGTATCACCCAACTGTTATGGTTGGAGATGGTGTCAATGATGCTCCAGCACTAGCTTTAGCTGATGTCGGTATTGCTATGGGTTACAAGGGTGCCAATGCTGCTAGCGAATCAGCCGACGCGGTTATTTTGCAAGATGATTTGAGCAAGGTAAGTACGGCAGTTAAAATTGCCCATGATACGATGAAAGTCGCTCGTGAAGCAGTTTTGATCGGTATCTTTATTTGTATTGCTTTGATGCTAGTCGCAGCATTTGGCTTGATTCCTACTATTATTGGAGCCATGCTGCAAGAAGTAGTCGATACCGTAGCCATTCTTTATGCTCTTCGTGCTAGAAGCGATCGTTTATAG
- a CDS encoding DNA-3-methyladenine glycosylase: protein MQKYFETGDTIDIAKDMLGHTFTYKSDQGTFSGIIVETEAYLGPIDMAAHSYNGRHTKANDPLYQAGGTIYIYSIHSWLDMDISVQKAGTPNGILIRALQPLDGVELMEENRGKTNFETTNGPAKWMAAFGIKDKTLSGTALNADNFIFSDKKVQTPKNILATPRIGVKNKEPWTSKDMRFIVEGNPYVSKLPKRDMNLDTYGWL, encoded by the coding sequence GTGCAAAAATACTTTGAAACCGGCGATACAATCGATATTGCCAAAGATATGTTAGGACATACTTTTACTTATAAATCAGATCAAGGAACCTTTTCTGGCATCATTGTCGAAACGGAAGCCTACTTAGGACCTATCGACATGGCGGCTCACAGTTACAATGGACGCCATACTAAAGCAAATGACCCACTCTACCAAGCCGGTGGCACGATTTATATTTATTCGATCCACAGTTGGTTAGATATGGATATCAGCGTCCAAAAGGCTGGAACACCTAATGGAATTTTGATTCGTGCCCTGCAACCATTAGATGGCGTTGAGTTAATGGAAGAAAATCGTGGCAAAACTAATTTCGAAACCACTAATGGTCCAGCAAAATGGATGGCAGCGTTTGGAATCAAAGACAAAACTTTATCTGGTACTGCTTTAAATGCCGATAACTTTATTTTTTCAGACAAAAAAGTCCAGACTCCTAAGAATATTCTGGCAACACCTAGAATCGGCGTGAAGAATAAGGAACCCTGGACTTCAAAAGATATGCGATTTATTGTTGAAGGCAATCCTTACGTATCGAAATTGCCTAAACGAGATATGAATCTAGATACTTATGGTTGGCTATAA
- the metK gene encoding methionine adenosyltransferase, translating to MSKNYLFTSESVSEGHPDKVADQISDSILDAILTKDKDARVAVETTVTTGLVLVVGEVSTSAYVDIQSVVRKTITDIGYDGTNPGFNGNSCAVLVALDEQSPDIAQGVDDALEERGNNDKDPLDQIGAGDQGFVFGFATNETKEFMPLPISLAHKLMRKTAEVRKNHTIPYLMPDAKSQVTIEYDENDHPVRVDTIVLSTQHKAEASLEQVQKDIKKYVIDEVVPANMMDDKTKILINPTGRFVIGGPEGDSGLTGRKVIVDTYGGFARHGGGAFSGKDATKVDRSASYAARYIAKNLVAAGVAEKVEIQIAYAIGVAKPVSIHVDTFGTSDFDEEKIEEVINKFFDLRPLGIIKMLDLQRPIYKKTAAYGHFGRTDIDLPWEKLDKVNDIKEFLNI from the coding sequence ATGTCAAAAAATTATTTATTTACTTCTGAATCAGTTTCAGAAGGACATCCAGACAAAGTTGCTGATCAAATCAGTGATTCAATTCTCGATGCAATTTTAACAAAGGATAAAGATGCACGTGTTGCCGTTGAAACTACTGTTACAACTGGTTTAGTTCTAGTTGTTGGTGAAGTTTCTACTTCTGCATACGTTGATATTCAATCAGTTGTTCGTAAGACAATTACAGATATCGGCTATGATGGAACAAACCCTGGTTTCAATGGTAATAGCTGTGCCGTTTTAGTAGCACTAGATGAACAATCTCCTGATATTGCTCAAGGTGTTGACGATGCCTTAGAAGAACGTGGCAACAACGATAAAGACCCATTGGATCAAATCGGTGCCGGAGATCAAGGTTTCGTATTCGGATTTGCAACTAATGAAACTAAAGAATTTATGCCTTTACCAATCTCTCTAGCTCACAAGTTAATGAGAAAAACTGCTGAAGTTAGAAAGAACCATACTATCCCTTACTTGATGCCTGACGCTAAGTCACAAGTAACAATCGAATATGATGAAAATGATCATCCTGTTCGCGTGGATACAATTGTTTTAAGTACTCAACACAAAGCTGAGGCTAGTTTGGAACAAGTTCAAAAAGATATCAAGAAGTATGTTATCGACGAAGTTGTTCCTGCAAACATGATGGACGACAAGACTAAGATTTTGATCAATCCTACAGGTCGTTTCGTTATTGGTGGACCAGAAGGAGATTCCGGTCTTACAGGACGTAAAGTCATCGTTGATACATACGGTGGTTTTGCACGTCACGGTGGTGGTGCCTTTTCAGGTAAAGATGCTACTAAAGTTGACCGTTCAGCAAGTTACGCTGCTAGATACATCGCTAAAAACCTTGTAGCTGCTGGCGTTGCTGAAAAAGTTGAAATCCAAATTGCTTACGCTATTGGTGTGGCAAAACCAGTGTCAATTCACGTTGATACTTTTGGTACTAGTGATTTTGACGAAGAAAAAATTGAAGAAGTTATCAATAAATTCTTCGACCTTCGTCCACTAGGAATTATTAAAATGTTGGATCTACAAAGACCAATCTATAAGAAGACGGCCGCATACGGTCACTTCGGACGTACAGATATCGATTTACCTTGGGAAAAACTTGATAAAGTTAATGATATTAAGGAATTCTTGAATATTTAA
- a CDS encoding MDR family MFS transporter — MAQNKQSNVVIVTIAVFIATFMTAIEGTIVSTAMPTIIGSLHGVSLMNWVFSIYLLMTAVATPIYGKLSDIVGRKPILLIGLVIFVIGSTLCAMSNSMLTLILARVIQGIGSGAIQPLTFTIIADIYPLEKRARILGLNGSAWGIAAVIAPLLGGFIVEKLSWHWIFLINLPVGLLTMALIWFFFKEEKREHKKIKIDYVGTVLLILILLPLMLALQNIGSNNVFLPLGLVAISVISIFAFIKVERHVSDPILPLDLFKNKTFVIQNLMALLVSGFLISFEAYIPTWMQGILGLSPSMGGFAVTPSSIVWIFGSFWAGTLIKKMAPNRVIYVSLFFLFVGNGLLLLASPTTPFWYFCMLAGILGCGFGLTITTTTVTSQTVVEPENVGVATSFNTLVRTIGQSMMVSVCGIVLNTALAKGAAENSNISVDMMNKLIDPQTASSLPHQLLPKMRQILFSGLHNIYVAGLVLLLVGLIFNAFELKNKKILGSEQESIEG; from the coding sequence ATGGCACAGAATAAACAATCAAATGTCGTAATTGTCACGATTGCGGTTTTCATTGCAACGTTCATGACAGCGATTGAGGGAACAATCGTTTCGACAGCTATGCCAACGATTATCGGTAGTTTGCATGGGGTTAGTTTGATGAATTGGGTTTTCTCGATTTATTTACTGATGACTGCCGTAGCAACGCCAATTTATGGAAAATTATCAGATATTGTCGGTCGCAAGCCGATTCTTCTGATTGGATTAGTTATCTTCGTAATTGGATCAACGCTTTGTGCGATGTCTAATTCGATGTTGACCTTGATCTTGGCTCGTGTGATTCAGGGTATTGGCTCAGGAGCAATTCAGCCTTTAACTTTTACGATTATTGCTGATATTTATCCACTTGAAAAAAGAGCTCGTATCTTAGGGTTAAACGGATCAGCTTGGGGAATCGCCGCCGTTATTGCACCGTTATTAGGTGGCTTCATTGTTGAAAAGTTAAGTTGGCATTGGATTTTCTTGATCAATTTGCCAGTAGGATTGTTAACCATGGCTTTGATTTGGTTCTTCTTTAAGGAAGAAAAAAGAGAGCATAAGAAAATTAAGATTGATTATGTAGGGACAGTTTTATTGATACTGATTTTGTTGCCTTTGATGTTAGCTCTACAAAATATCGGCAGTAATAATGTTTTCTTGCCACTTGGATTGGTGGCCATTTCTGTTATTTCTATTTTTGCTTTCATTAAAGTTGAAAGACATGTCAGTGATCCGATTTTGCCGTTAGACCTATTTAAGAATAAAACCTTTGTTATTCAAAATTTAATGGCTTTATTAGTCAGTGGTTTCTTAATTAGTTTTGAAGCTTATATTCCAACTTGGATGCAAGGAATTTTAGGATTGAGTCCATCCATGGGTGGATTTGCTGTGACACCTAGTTCAATTGTTTGGATTTTTGGATCATTTTGGGCTGGAACGTTAATCAAAAAAATGGCACCTAATCGTGTCATTTATGTTAGTTTATTCTTCTTGTTTGTTGGTAATGGATTATTGTTATTGGCAAGTCCAACGACACCATTCTGGTACTTCTGTATGCTAGCTGGGATCTTAGGTTGTGGTTTTGGATTGACAATCACTACTACAACGGTAACTTCACAAACAGTTGTTGAGCCGGAAAATGTTGGGGTTGCTACTAGTTTTAATACTTTAGTTAGAACTATTGGTCAATCGATGATGGTTTCTGTCTGTGGTATCGTTTTGAATACGGCTTTGGCTAAAGGTGCGGCAGAAAATAGCAATATTTCGGTTGATATGATGAATAAATTGATCGATCCGCAAACTGCAAGTTCCTTGCCACATCAGCTTTTACCCAAAATGCGACAAATTCTTTTTTCAGGATTGCACAATATTTACGTAGCGGGTCTTGTACTATTATTAGTAGGGTTAATTTTTAATGCCTTTGAGCTTAAGAATAAAAAAATTCTTGGTTCTGAACAAGAGAGTATTGAAGGTTAG
- a CDS encoding phosphatase PAP2 family protein: MKISAKISVLNLFLLGLFIFWTINVATKTTLINNFDNFFINQIYHHNDLTIRLFSNITNLGDTFPTIAVTAVIFLILILKKYYYAGIYLVLNKVVIAGVNSLIKITVKRPRPSHHHFVEAGGFSFPSGHSASSFALYISLLIISLVIFKKISTKIIISTICLLTVILIGYSRIFLGVHYPSDVFGGYLLAATILTFNTLLFRTKNFFILKLKGIKN; encoded by the coding sequence ATGAAAATATCTGCAAAAATATCTGTTTTAAATTTATTTCTTTTAGGTTTATTTATTTTCTGGACTATCAATGTTGCTACAAAAACCACTCTTATCAACAATTTTGATAATTTCTTTATCAATCAAATTTATCACCACAATGATTTGACGATTCGTCTTTTTTCTAATATTACGAATTTAGGCGACACTTTTCCAACAATTGCTGTAACCGCCGTCATCTTTCTGATTTTAATTCTCAAAAAGTATTATTATGCTGGAATTTATCTCGTTCTCAATAAAGTAGTCATTGCAGGTGTCAATAGCTTAATAAAAATTACCGTCAAACGCCCACGTCCTAGTCACCATCATTTTGTCGAAGCTGGTGGTTTCAGTTTCCCAAGTGGACATTCAGCCAGTTCATTTGCCCTATACATTTCGCTTTTGATCATTAGCCTGGTTATCTTTAAAAAAATCAGTACTAAAATCATCATTAGCACAATTTGTTTGTTAACAGTTATCTTGATTGGATATAGTCGAATCTTTTTAGGTGTCCATTACCCAAGTGACGTCTTTGGTGGATATCTCTTGGCAGCGACCATCCTAACCTTCAATACTCTCTTGTTCAGAACCAAGAATTTTTTTATTCTTAAGCTCAAAGGCATTAAAAATTAA
- a CDS encoding glucosaminidase domain-containing protein: MVITRYERKLEDSRLTRLNNKKAKNANLRRNLTILGSSMFVGTAVAEVGFSKPTPVKAEALSVNNLLNQNIAAQTLTPVSSKGVGDEQFIDYIGNSARKLASNNDLYASVMIAQAMVESGWGTSGLASAPNYNLFGIKGDYNGESVNMGTQEDDGSGNLYSISSNFRKYPSYKESLEDYVSLLRGGTSGDSQIYAGAWKSNTTSYKDATKYLTGRYATDTTYADKLNSMIEKYNLTQFDVNNSDKDQTYTVAQGDTLQSIADKFNMSTDTLMNLNGLKTDNYIYPGKTLTVTKIIGNENNVAMTNLSNKTTDDTGSVGDAYGDQQAPVFVQDERDGVKKYVPSNDDDSSTIDVQNDYSSNDSDSGSQSKSVTVQNGDTIDSIATQAGTSIDNIKQLNNLNSDLLVVGQTLLV, encoded by the coding sequence ATGGTTATTACACGTTATGAACGCAAACTCGAAGATAGCCGTTTGACTAGATTAAATAATAAAAAAGCTAAGAACGCAAACTTACGAAGAAATTTGACGATTCTTGGGTCAAGTATGTTCGTTGGTACCGCAGTAGCTGAAGTGGGCTTTTCGAAACCTACACCAGTTAAGGCCGAAGCGTTGTCTGTCAATAATTTGTTAAATCAAAATATTGCTGCACAAACATTGACACCGGTTAGTTCAAAGGGAGTTGGCGATGAACAATTTATCGATTATATCGGTAATTCAGCTCGTAAATTAGCTTCTAATAATGATTTGTACGCTTCAGTGATGATTGCCCAAGCTATGGTCGAAAGTGGCTGGGGAACTAGTGGCTTAGCTAGTGCGCCTAATTATAATCTCTTTGGAATAAAGGGCGATTATAACGGTGAATCAGTGAATATGGGTACTCAAGAAGATGATGGATCAGGTAATTTGTATTCAATCAGTTCTAATTTCAGAAAGTATCCTTCTTACAAGGAATCTCTAGAAGACTACGTTTCATTACTTCGAGGTGGAACTAGTGGCGATTCACAAATTTATGCCGGTGCTTGGAAGAGCAATACTACATCATATAAAGATGCAACCAAGTATTTAACAGGGCGTTATGCAACCGATACGACTTACGCTGACAAGCTCAATAGTATGATTGAAAAGTATAATTTGACTCAATTTGATGTCAATAATTCGGATAAGGACCAAACTTATACTGTTGCTCAAGGCGATACTTTGCAATCGATTGCTGACAAATTTAATATGTCGACTGATACTTTGATGAACTTGAATGGTTTGAAGACTGATAATTATATTTATCCTGGTAAGACTTTGACTGTGACAAAGATCATTGGCAATGAAAATAATGTGGCAATGACTAATTTGTCTAATAAGACTACAGATGATACTGGTAGTGTTGGCGATGCATACGGCGACCAACAAGCTCCAGTCTTTGTACAAGATGAACGTGATGGGGTTAAGAAGTATGTACCATCTAACGATGATGATTCTTCTACGATCGATGTTCAAAATGATTACAGTTCAAATGATTCTGATAGTGGTAGTCAAAGTAAATCAGTAACCGTCCAAAATGGTGATACGATTGATTCCATTGCCACACAAGCTGGTACTTCAATCGACAACATTAAACAATTAAATAATCTAAATTCAGATTTATTGGTTGTCGGACAAACATTATTGGTATAA
- the leuS gene encoding leucine--tRNA ligase, with product MYNHNTVEKKWQKYWKEHDTFRTTEDPKKKNFYALDMFPYPSGQGLHVGHPEGYTATDIIARMKRAQGYNVLHPMGFDAFGLPAEQYAINTGHNPADFTEKNIQNFKRQINSLGFSYDWDREVQTTDPKFYKWTQWIFEQMYKKGLAYESETLVNWSPDLGTVVANEEIIDGKTERGGFPVVRKPMRQWMLKITAYADRLLDDLDDIDWPESIKEMQRNWIGRSVGAQITFKVADSDDSVNVFTTRPDTIFGVEYMTLAPEHKLVDKITTPEQKAAVEAYKEEVSHKSDLDRTDLNDEKTGVFTGAYAINPVNGKRIPIWISDYVLVTYGTGAVMAVPAHDDRDFAFAKKFDLPMTQVIEGNLEDGAITGDGKHINSDFLDGLNKEDAINRAVEYLEDKGYGEKKVNYRLRDWVFSRQRYWGEPIPVIHWEDGTTSLVPENELPLKLPEDSDIKPSGTGESPLANLTDWVNVVDKNGRKGRRETNTMPQWAGSSWYYLRYIDPHNDEKLADYDLLKQWLPVDLYIGGAEHAVLHLLYARFWHKVLYDLGVVPTKEPFQKLFNQGMILGKGHEKMSKSKGNVVNPDDVVESYGADTLRTYEMFMGPLDASIAWSENGLSGSAKFLDRVWNLFINDDDYSTIREGFLTDTNDGKLDKVYNETVKKVTEDFDALHFNTAISQMMVFVNEAHKVDTMPKAYAEGLVQLLAPIAPHMMEELWSKFGHNESISYAKWPTYDESKLVSDTVEIIVQVNGKLRDKLEVATDTDKAKLEELARNDEKVQKFIDGKNIVKVIVIPNKIVNIVVK from the coding sequence ATGTACAATCACAACACCGTCGAGAAGAAATGGCAAAAGTACTGGAAGGAACACGATACTTTTAGAACTACTGAGGATCCAAAGAAGAAGAACTTCTATGCTTTGGACATGTTCCCATACCCATCAGGACAAGGTCTTCACGTTGGACATCCTGAAGGATATACAGCTACTGATATCATTGCAAGAATGAAACGTGCTCAAGGATATAACGTTTTGCATCCAATGGGCTTTGATGCTTTTGGTCTACCAGCTGAACAATATGCTATTAATACTGGTCACAATCCTGCTGATTTTACTGAAAAGAACATTCAAAACTTCAAACGTCAAATCAATTCTCTTGGTTTTTCATATGACTGGGATCGTGAAGTTCAAACAACTGATCCTAAGTTTTACAAGTGGACACAATGGATCTTTGAACAAATGTATAAAAAAGGCTTGGCCTACGAATCAGAGACTTTGGTTAACTGGTCACCAGATTTAGGTACGGTTGTTGCTAACGAAGAAATCATCGATGGTAAAACAGAACGTGGTGGTTTCCCAGTTGTTAGAAAGCCAATGCGTCAATGGATGTTGAAGATCACAGCATACGCTGACAGATTGTTGGATGACCTTGATGATATCGATTGGCCAGAAAGTATCAAGGAAATGCAAAGAAACTGGATTGGTCGTTCAGTAGGGGCACAAATTACTTTCAAAGTAGCCGACTCAGATGATTCAGTTAACGTCTTTACAACTCGTCCTGATACAATTTTTGGTGTTGAGTACATGACTTTAGCTCCAGAACACAAGTTGGTCGATAAGATTACAACTCCTGAACAAAAAGCTGCTGTTGAAGCTTATAAGGAAGAAGTTTCTCACAAGTCAGATCTTGATAGAACTGATTTGAATGATGAAAAGACTGGTGTCTTCACTGGTGCTTACGCTATCAACCCTGTAAACGGCAAGAGAATTCCTATTTGGATTTCTGATTATGTCTTAGTAACTTATGGTACTGGTGCCGTTATGGCTGTTCCTGCTCATGATGATCGTGACTTTGCCTTTGCTAAGAAATTCGACCTACCAATGACACAAGTTATTGAAGGAAACCTTGAAGATGGCGCTATTACTGGTGACGGTAAGCATATCAATTCTGATTTCTTAGATGGCTTGAATAAAGAAGATGCTATCAACCGTGCTGTTGAATACCTTGAAGATAAAGGTTACGGAGAAAAGAAAGTTAACTATCGTCTTCGTGATTGGGTCTTCTCTCGTCAAAGATACTGGGGTGAACCAATTCCCGTCATTCACTGGGAAGACGGTACAACTTCATTAGTTCCAGAAAATGAATTACCATTGAAACTTCCTGAAGATTCAGATATTAAGCCTTCAGGTACAGGTGAGAGTCCATTAGCTAACTTGACAGACTGGGTCAATGTTGTTGATAAGAACGGTCGTAAAGGTCGTCGTGAAACTAACACAATGCCACAATGGGCCGGTTCATCATGGTACTACTTGAGATATATCGATCCACATAATGATGAAAAATTAGCTGACTATGACTTGTTGAAACAATGGTTGCCAGTTGATCTATATATCGGTGGTGCTGAACACGCTGTACTTCACTTGTTGTATGCAAGATTCTGGCACAAGGTATTGTATGACTTGGGTGTCGTACCAACTAAGGAACCATTCCAAAAATTATTCAACCAAGGTATGATCCTCGGTAAAGGTCACGAAAAGATGTCTAAATCAAAGGGGAATGTTGTTAACCCTGATGATGTTGTTGAATCATATGGTGCCGATACTTTGAGAACTTACGAAATGTTCATGGGTCCTTTGGATGCTTCAATTGCTTGGTCTGAAAATGGCTTGTCCGGTTCAGCTAAGTTCTTGGATCGTGTTTGGAACTTGTTCATCAATGATGATGATTACAGCACGATTCGTGAAGGCTTCTTGACTGATACAAATGATGGTAAGTTGGACAAAGTTTACAATGAAACAGTTAAGAAAGTAACTGAAGACTTCGATGCTTTGCACTTCAATACTGCTATTTCACAAATGATGGTCTTTGTTAATGAAGCTCATAAGGTTGATACAATGCCAAAGGCTTATGCTGAAGGACTTGTTCAATTATTAGCTCCAATTGCACCACATATGATGGAAGAACTATGGAGCAAGTTTGGTCACAATGAATCAATTTCATACGCTAAATGGCCAACTTATGACGAAAGCAAGTTAGTTTCTGATACAGTTGAAATTATCGTTCAAGTTAACGGTAAACTTCGTGATAAGCTTGAAGTTGCTACTGACACTGATAAAGCTAAATTGGAAGAATTAGCTAGAAATGATGAAAAAGTTCAAAAATTCATTGATGGTAAGAATATCGTCAAAGTAATCGTCATTCCTAATAAGATTGTTAATATCGTAGTTAAATAG